A genomic stretch from Theobroma cacao cultivar B97-61/B2 chromosome 4, Criollo_cocoa_genome_V2, whole genome shotgun sequence includes:
- the LOC18601533 gene encoding cyclic dof factor 2: protein SVLNLADKTMRNTTRNGFHKPEELKIPVSYRGGQNGFEHSNGSSVPTSKDEAGKAGSQDQMVRNCQGFPPQMPCFPGAPWPYPWNSAQWSSPIPPHAFCSPGFPMPFYPAAAYWGCTVPGTWNVPWLPQPSSPKKTAPSSGPNSPTLGKHSRDENMGKLSNSGEEEPVKENNAERCLWIPKTLRIDDPGEAARSSIWATLGIKNDKPDSIGSGGLFKSFQSKGDERNQVPETSPVLQANPAALSRSINFHESS, encoded by the coding sequence TCTGTTTTGAACCTTGCAGATAAAACAATGCGTAATACCACACGAAATGGGTTTCATAAGCCTGAGGAGTTAAAGATTCCTGTTTCTTATCGAGGTGGACAAAATGGGTTTGAGCATTCAAATGGATCTTCTGTCCCAACGTCAAAGGATGAGGCAGGTAAAGCTGGGTCACAAGATCAAATGGTGCGGAATTGTCAGGGTTTTCCACCTCAGATGCCATGCTTTCCTGGGGCTCCTTGGCCTTACCCGTGGAATTCAGCTCAGTGGAGCTCCCCTATACCTCCACATGCTTTCTGCTCTCCAGGCTTTCCCATGCCTTTCTATCCTGCGGCAGCTTACTGGGGTTGTACTGTACCAGGCACATGGAATGTCCCTTGGCTTCCTCAGCCTTCCTCTCCAAAGAAAACTGCCCCCAGTTCTGGTCCTAATTCGCCCACCTTGGGAAAACATTCAAGAGATGAGAACATGGGCAAACTAAGCAACTCTGGAGAAGAGGAGccagtaaaagaaaataatgctGAGAGATGCCTTTGGATTCCAAAAACATTGAGGATCGATGATCCAGGAGAAGCGGCAAGGAGCTCAATATGGGCAACACTCGGCATTAAGAATGACAAACCTGATTCAATAGGTAGTGGAGGACTCTTCAAATCATTTCAATCAAAGGGTGATGAGAGGAATCAGGTTCCTGAAACCTCTCCAGTCTTGCAAGCAAATCCAGCAGCATTGTCTAGGTCAATAAACTTCCATGAGAGCTCATAA